A single region of the Gopherus evgoodei ecotype Sinaloan lineage chromosome 3, rGopEvg1_v1.p, whole genome shotgun sequence genome encodes:
- the GPATCH2 gene encoding G patch domain-containing protein 2 isoform X3 produces the protein MFRVAEPNPTRAQAARKSWHFSRTMEELVHDLVSALEESSEQARGGFADTGDHSRSVSCLLKRQARKRRGRKRRSFITHHPWETSHCLSEGSDSSLEEPSKDYRENHTTNKKDHSDSDDQLLVAKRRPSSNLNNIRGKRPLWHESDLALDNLGNRTLRRRRKVKRMAIDPPLDVTNTLTLTQQQDNSRDQEMDNDNRCYQHQEFAKSKVKKRKLATSRQGPEILDEGVVIESEEANQANKDKMEYEEQKGSDENMSDSESSSLSSSDAGLFTNDEGRQGDDEQSDWFHENESGGACGITGVGHWWEQDPTELEKELPDPVFESILTGAFPLMSHSGKRGFQSRFSHLHGMPARNIKKVSGNPAALEHQN, from the exons GCATTTCAGTAGGACTATGGAGGAACTAGTTCATGATCTGGTCTCAGCACTGGAAGAAAGTTCAGAGCAAGCCAGAGGAGGTTTTGCTGATACTGGAGATCACTCTCGCAGCGTGTCTTGTCTTCTAAAACGCCAGGCAAGAAAAAGGAGAGGACGAAAAAGACGTTCATTTATCACTCATCATCCTTGGGAGACTAGTCACTGTTTAAGTGAAGGTTCTGATTCCAGTCTAGAAGAACCAAGCAAGGACTATAGAGAGAATCATACTACTAATAAGAAAGACCACAGTGACTCTGATGATCAGTTGTTGGTTGCTAAACGCAGGCCTTCTTCAAATTTAAATAACATTAGGGGCAAAAGACCTCTGTGGCATGAGTCTGATTTGGCTCTTGACAATTTAGGAAACAGGACCCTGCGTAGGAGAAGAAAGGTGAAACGCATGGCAATAGACCCACCATTAGATGTCACAAATACACTAACACTGACCCAACAACAGGATAACAGCAGAGATCAAGAAATGGATAATGATAATAGATGTTACCAACATCAAGAATTTGCCAAGAGCAaagtgaaaaaaagaaaactagcTACAAGTAGGCAAGGACCAGAAATCTTGGATGAAGGAGTGGTTATAGAGAGTGAAGAAGCGAACCAGGCAAATAAGGACAAAATGGAGTATGAGGAGCAAAAGGGTTCAGATGAGAACATGAGTGACAg TGAatccagcagcctgagcagcagTGATGCTGGTTTGTTTACCAATGATGAGGGAAGACAAG GTGATGATGAGCAGAGTGACTGGTTTCATGAAAATGAATCTGGCGGTGCGTGTGGAATCACTGGGGTCGGTCACTGGTGGGAACAGGACCCAACGGAGTTGGAGAAAGAATTGCCTGATCCAGTCTTTGAAAGTATCTTAACTGGTGCTTTCCCTCTTATGTCCCATTCAGGGAAGAGAG GTTTCCAGAGTAGATTTAGTCATCTTCATGGAATGCCAGCAAGGAACATCAAAAAGGTTTCAGGAAACCCAGCTGCATTG gagcatcAAAACTGA
- the GPATCH2 gene encoding G patch domain-containing protein 2 isoform X2 — protein MFRVAEPNPTRAQAARKSWHFSRTMEELVHDLVSALEESSEQARGGFADTGDHSRSVSCLLKRQARKRRGRKRRSFITHHPWETSHCLSEGSDSSLEEPSKDYRENHTTNKKDHSDSDDQLLVAKRRPSSNLNNIRGKRPLWHESDLALDNLGNRTLRRRRKVKRMAIDPPLDVTNTLTLTQQQDNSRDQEMDNDNRCYQHQEFAKSKVKKRKLATSRQGPEILDEGVVIESEEANQANKDKMEYEEQKGSDENMSDSESSSLSSSDAGLFTNDEGRQGDDEQSDWFHENESGGACGITGVGHWWEQDPTELEKELPDPVFESILTGAFPLMSHSGKRGFQSRFSHLHGMPARNIKKVSGNPAALAHPSHPTWKFWFFMSEHTRLFINEVIFKENLLKRPIQ, from the exons GCATTTCAGTAGGACTATGGAGGAACTAGTTCATGATCTGGTCTCAGCACTGGAAGAAAGTTCAGAGCAAGCCAGAGGAGGTTTTGCTGATACTGGAGATCACTCTCGCAGCGTGTCTTGTCTTCTAAAACGCCAGGCAAGAAAAAGGAGAGGACGAAAAAGACGTTCATTTATCACTCATCATCCTTGGGAGACTAGTCACTGTTTAAGTGAAGGTTCTGATTCCAGTCTAGAAGAACCAAGCAAGGACTATAGAGAGAATCATACTACTAATAAGAAAGACCACAGTGACTCTGATGATCAGTTGTTGGTTGCTAAACGCAGGCCTTCTTCAAATTTAAATAACATTAGGGGCAAAAGACCTCTGTGGCATGAGTCTGATTTGGCTCTTGACAATTTAGGAAACAGGACCCTGCGTAGGAGAAGAAAGGTGAAACGCATGGCAATAGACCCACCATTAGATGTCACAAATACACTAACACTGACCCAACAACAGGATAACAGCAGAGATCAAGAAATGGATAATGATAATAGATGTTACCAACATCAAGAATTTGCCAAGAGCAaagtgaaaaaaagaaaactagcTACAAGTAGGCAAGGACCAGAAATCTTGGATGAAGGAGTGGTTATAGAGAGTGAAGAAGCGAACCAGGCAAATAAGGACAAAATGGAGTATGAGGAGCAAAAGGGTTCAGATGAGAACATGAGTGACAg TGAatccagcagcctgagcagcagTGATGCTGGTTTGTTTACCAATGATGAGGGAAGACAAG GTGATGATGAGCAGAGTGACTGGTTTCATGAAAATGAATCTGGCGGTGCGTGTGGAATCACTGGGGTCGGTCACTGGTGGGAACAGGACCCAACGGAGTTGGAGAAAGAATTGCCTGATCCAGTCTTTGAAAGTATCTTAACTGGTGCTTTCCCTCTTATGTCCCATTCAGGGAAGAGAG GTTTCCAGAGTAGATTTAGTCATCTTCATGGAATGCCAGCAAGGAACATCAAAAAGGTTTCAGGAAACCCAGCTGCATTG GCACACCCATCACATCCAACTTGGAAATTTTGGTTCTTCATGTCAGAACACACAAGATTGTTTATCAATGAGGTGATTTTCAAAGAGAATCTTTTAAAAAGACCAATCCAGtga